DNA from Rhodobacteraceae bacterium M382:
GAAACTCGCCGAGCAGTTGGGGGATTGCGTATCCTTCTACAAAATCGGGCTGGGTATGTTGACCGGCGGCGGATTGGCCCTGGCCAACGAACTCAAGCAGGAGAAGGGCAAGCGTATCTTTCTGGACATGAAGCTGTTCGACATCGGCGCAACCGTAGAGAATGCGGTCCGCGGACTGGCCCAGTTCGACCTGGACTTTCTGACCGTCCACGGTGACCCGCATGTGGTTCGCGCCGCCAAAGAAGGTGCCGCGGACAAGGATCTGAAAATCCTGGCAGTGACCATTCTGACTTCTCTGGATCGCGCCGATCTGGACGCCGGCCTGATCAAGCCAGGAGACGTGCAGGAATTGGTGCTGGAGCGGGCAGCGCGAGCCTTCGAAGCCGGTGCAGATGGCGTTATTGCATCACCACAGGAAGCGGCCTTGATCCGTGCCTTGCCCGCATCCAAGGATCGTCTGATCGTGACCCCTGGTGTCCGACCTGCCGGTGCCGATCTGGGAGATCAGAAACGCGTTGCAACCCCAGCCAGTGCGATTGCTGATGGTGCAGATCACATTGTGGTCGGTCGCCCGATCTGGAAATCCCCAACCCCCCGAGACGCGGCAATGGCGATTCTCGATGAATTGAAGACAGTCTGACCCGCTCGTTTATTTTGCCACCCAAAATCCCGGTATCGCTGCGCCGGGATGACAGGCGTCCGGCTTAGCGTGCTGTTTGGGCCCGACCCTGCCCAAAGACCCAAACGTCAGATTACTTTGCATCCTTGCCCCTGAGCACAGCAGCTCCGGGTCGCGCCCAAATCTTTGAATTCAACTGGCTGTGTCTTCACAGCCATCATCAACCTGCCTGCAACCCCTTAATTACACATGATTTTGCCTGAGGCGTTGGCGGTTGAGACGGTCAACTGCACGGCATTTTGCCTGTGCCTGCAAAAGCACATTCGGAACTTCCGTACCAGAAATGAGGCATAACCAGCTTTGAGAATACACATTTTTAGGCGAGATTAAGATCAACACTCCCCAACGAACCATCTCTTCCTGAGGTTCGTCACCTCCCCCCGCCTCAGCAGCGGGGGGTATTTATTGAAACTTCATTTGATCCTTTGATCGGCCGCAAAAGAGCCCAATGATCATCGCGCTTGGTCCTCCGTCAGAGAGTTTCCAGGTAGCTGCGCAGCCGGTCAGCAAAATGGGGCACTGCCAATGGGTGCGCACAATATTGCCCCGGAGCCATTAACGCCCATCCCTGACCTTCTGATCCAAAACGCACGTCGTTCACCAACCGAGCGGGCTGATGCGACACAAAAAACCAGGTCAAGTCGCCTTCGGGCGAGATATAGGACGTTGCCCAAACCAGATCTTGCTCACGCAGCTCCAACCCAACTTCTTCCTGCGTTTCACGCAAGGCGCATTGCTCAGGGCTTTCGCCCATCTCTCGTCCGCCACCGGGCAAATCCCAATGATTGGGATAAGGGATATCCGCGTGATCATCCCGACGAATGACCAACAATTCCTTCCCCAGAAACAGGGCCAGTTTGGCACCAGTAAATTCCATCTTCGCTCCAAAATGTCGTCAGAATGGCCCGGGTCTGTCTGCACCCATAAAACGCACTAAACCCTGCGCATTGTAACGTGTAGACTGTGTAACAAATAGTCTGTCGAACCGGGAATACCAACCGCCATGCCCGCCTTTTGTCGCGACTGCCTGACCATTCAGCCCCCTGCCCGCCGGTGCAGTCAATGCACCAGCCCGCGGGTCAAGGTGCATGACGAGCTGTTTTCCCTGACGGTCGCGCATATGGATTGTGACGCCTTTTACGCAAGCGTTGAAAAACGTGACAATCCCGAACTCGCCCACAAGCCGGTCATCATCGGCGGTGGCAAACGGGGAGTTGTCTCCACAGCCTGCTACGTTGCCCGCATTCGTGGCGTCAAATCCGCCATGCCCATGTTTCAGGCGATGAAGCTGTGCCCCGATGCCGTGGTGATCAAACCCCGGATGGAAGTCTACGCGCAGGTCAGCAAGCAAATTCGCGCCCTGATGGAAGAGCTGACCCCGGTTATCGAGCCATTGTCTTTGGACGAAGCTTTCATGGATCTTTCCGGAACACAGCGACTGCATGGTGCACCGCCGGCCGTGATGCTGGGGCGTTTGGTCAAACGCATGAAAGACGAATTGGGCGTAACCGGATCTATCGGGTTGAGCCACAACAAGTTCCTGGCCAAAGTCGCATCAGATCTGGACAAACCCCGTGGGTTTTCGGTGATCGGAGAGGCCGAAACATCGGCGTTCTTACAGGACAAACCCATTCGTTTGATTTGGGGCATCGGCCCTGCTGCACAGGAATCTCTGGACAAGGCCGGAATTCGCACCTTTTCCGACCTGCTGCGCTGGGACCGCCGCGATCTGGGTGCCCGCTTTGGCAGTATGGGCGATCGTCTGTGGCATCTGGCGCGGGGCGAAGATCGACGCAGGGTTTCTGCCCACACTCCAATGAAATCCATCTCCAATGAAACCACCTTTTTCGAGGACACAGCCGATTTACTGACACTGGACGG
Protein-coding regions in this window:
- a CDS encoding DNA polymerase IV, which gives rise to MPAFCRDCLTIQPPARRCSQCTSPRVKVHDELFSLTVAHMDCDAFYASVEKRDNPELAHKPVIIGGGKRGVVSTACYVARIRGVKSAMPMFQAMKLCPDAVVIKPRMEVYAQVSKQIRALMEELTPVIEPLSLDEAFMDLSGTQRLHGAPPAVMLGRLVKRMKDELGVTGSIGLSHNKFLAKVASDLDKPRGFSVIGEAETSAFLQDKPIRLIWGIGPAAQESLDKAGIRTFSDLLRWDRRDLGARFGSMGDRLWHLARGEDRRRVSAHTPMKSISNETTFFEDTADLLTLDGHLWRMAEKVADRAKAKSLAGRVVTLKLKRANHALLTRRQSLRDATQMADIVYRVARGLMDQVGNQGPYRLLGCGLSDLVPEEQADLSGDLLDPDAQRRARAERATDAIRARFGADAILKGRALR
- the pyrF gene encoding orotidine-5'-phosphate decarboxylase, yielding MSAPSTDDRLIVALDVPDALSGLKLAEQLGDCVSFYKIGLGMLTGGGLALANELKQEKGKRIFLDMKLFDIGATVENAVRGLAQFDLDFLTVHGDPHVVRAAKEGAADKDLKILAVTILTSLDRADLDAGLIKPGDVQELVLERAARAFEAGADGVIASPQEAALIRALPASKDRLIVTPGVRPAGADLGDQKRVATPASAIADGADHIVVGRPIWKSPTPRDAAMAILDELKTV
- a CDS encoding NUDIX hydrolase, with amino-acid sequence MEFTGAKLALFLGKELLVIRRDDHADIPYPNHWDLPGGGREMGESPEQCALRETQEEVGLELREQDLVWATSYISPEGDLTWFFVSHQPARLVNDVRFGSEGQGWALMAPGQYCAHPLAVPHFADRLRSYLETL